Within Astyanax mexicanus isolate ESR-SI-001 chromosome 2, AstMex3_surface, whole genome shotgun sequence, the genomic segment attatattccagaggttttaaatttggtcaaatcaaataaactcatcctttttgagtggtctcttattttttccagagctgtatgtccaaatATGTCCAAATGAttgtgcacccattgctgacattttcatgttttttactcttaaatgttttagatcatcaggttattattattttgaaggGAGAATAAATTCAGACATACATGTCCTTGTGTGAAAAAGTGCTTGACCCTTAAatctaataactggttgggccacccttagcagcaacaattACAATCAAGCTTGTGGTTTATGGTAACCTGCAATGCGACTTTCACGGCGCTGtggatgttttttttcctccactcaTCTTTACAGAAAAGTTGTAATTCTGCCACATTTTAGTTTTTTCGAGCATGAACTGCATTTTTAAGGTAATGGCACAAAATCTCAATAGTAGAATCTCAATAGTATTCAGGTCAGAACTTTGTCTAGGCCCCTCCAAAgccttcactttgtttttcttcagcctttcagaggtggacttgctggtgtttTTTGGATCATTATCCTGCTACAGAACCTgagtttgtttcagcttgaggtcacaaggCCGGATTTTTTGTAGATAACAAAATTCATGGTTCCTTCATTGTTTACTTTTGCACTAGGTGTAATGGGAAACACTTTTTGACTAAATTGAGTCAAAATGTTCCTGGAAAGGTTCATCAAAGCTACACGTTTTTCCCATTTgtagataatggctctcactgtggtttgttaaagtcccaaaactttagcaatgactttataacattttccagactaaCAGAtctcaatttctttctttctttctcatttgttcctgaatttctttggatctctgcatgatgtctagcttttgagtatcttttagttgagtaatatttcaatttgtttgatgatctgaaacatttaagagtctAGCCCTTGTACAGAAGTAATGCTAACAGCACAGGACTCTCTAAAGCAGACAAACATGAAGATAttagcaccatgcctaatgccatgtTTGGGATAGAGAGATATTCTTGGAAATGATGGTGCTTTATACAATACATTTGGAATGATTTGAATATTTGTGAATGAAGTTTGCTGGTAATCAATGTCTTGTTCTTACTAATGCATCTTCTCGGAATGCTATTAAATCCCCACAGCAATGCACCACAATCCACACGGtaaaaagcctttcctggacagtagagacagatactccAACAAAGAAGCATGAACTCTTTTTAAATATCCTTGAATTCAGAGCAGTGGATTAACAggtgccccaatacttttgtccatgtagtgtaagGCATTGTATTGTCACAGTGACATGGTGCTTATTATTGAATTTGCACTGAATCATGAATAATAAAGGCaacacattttttgttgttttctccaTCAGGAGCTGGAGAACTACCGCACTGCGATGTGTAAGATGGCTGAAGACATCCTCGCTCTGCGCTCTCAGGTGACCAGCCTAGAGGCGGAGAATAGTCAGCTACGCAGTGAGCTGTCCCAGCACCAGGACCTTGGTTGGACCCTATTGGATGACACTGACATTGACATCATGACCAAGACTGAGATCACAGACAGAATTGGTagaacattttctttttctttttgatcCTCCTGTTAATATCTGTTAATCAGTGGTAATCTAAGCTCTTCTAAGTTCATAGTTGTTCCCTGGGTCTGTTTACACTCTGTGTTAATATGAAATCATTATGATCAGATCATGTTCAGATTTCACTTGTCTGTATGAAATGCCCAGTTTACACACTCCTAAGGCACATTGTGATCAGATTACAATAGGGTCACTTAAACCACATTCAAATGTGGTCAGAGATTAATACAAGTGTAAacataatgtttttttactgtgATTAGATTCAGTCAGGTGCAGTTCAGTCCATCATccaaaatggaaaatgtattctacaactgcaaacctaccaagatatGGCCGTCCACCCAAAGTGACAGATTAAGCAAGGTCAGAGAAACAGTCAAGAGGCCTATGGTCATTCtaaaggagctgcagaaatctaaTAATAGCTAATAATAATAGCTTTATATATGCAGCATCATTATCCAGTATATAACTCCACAAGTGTGCTTTATTCTATAGTAAAtgtctatattattttttccattgGAATTTCCATTGGAAAATGTTGTATGAAGTATGAATTAGCTAAGTATTAACTCTAAATTAGACCGTCAATTAGATAACAACATCATCTTCAAGTGATCTTTTTCAGACTCTCTACAACAAGGGTGTGAACCTTTGGTCTTTAGCCTTCATTCTCCACCTCTGAGCTAAAGACCGATGCAGAGCCTTGCTGCACAACTTTTTACAGACATTAGTTCCAGCCCTACAAAACACCACATGGTTCCTCCTCAACCAATAAGGGAACTCGACTAGTACTATCAAGTTTTATCAAGCACTGTTGGAACAGATACCTGCAGTTACTTCAGCCTAGTCAAATATCCATGCTGTAAAAGCCCCTCATTTCTGAAACTTTTCCCCACAGTAGGGGCACAAAGTGCTTCTAAATGCAGGTATAATATTTCAGAAGGAAGTTGAAGGTGCTCTTTGCTAATCTGTGTGGCTGTCTTTCCCTCAGTGGATTTTGTGCTGTGGTTTGATAAGACTGCTCATTTAGCACAGAGTCTGATAAGTAGTCAGGGCCTTATCTCCTGAAGGACagtgtgccacacacacacacacacacacacagcagctcacAAGGCCTTTGCTTGACGGGAGCTTCAGAGAGTTCTCTAAGGCCATCAAAGCAAAGCAGTGTGGAAAATTAATCAGTGTCTTTTCAGAGCTTAGGATAGTCTAAAAGGCTTCAGTAGCGAAGTTTGCAGTTGTAAATATCGCTGCTATCATTGCTATTTATCCACATTTAAAATGCCTGTGACTGTGACTAGTAAATATTCCTGAACGACAAACAAATTTACATGTTATTAGCACTTTGTAGGGCTAGAACAAATGTCGGTAGAAAGTTGTGAAGCAAGGCTACACTACATAGTTCCTTGACTCATAGAATAAAGAATGGAGAATGAAGGCTAAAGACCAGTTCATTGAACTTTAGACCTGAGTTCCACTCCCTTGTTGTAGAGAGTTTGAAATAGATCATTTGAAGAATTAACACAgagcaatatttcaatattttccaATGGAAGATGTATTACATCTGATGTTAATATTAAAACACCAGAGTGTGAGACACTAAGAATGCCAGCACAAAAATTACAATTTCTGGTATATCTAGATTGAATccagatacattttttttagaatagtttaCTTctgattttttcccattttcaccttaatttggaaggccaatttcCAAGATCACTCATTACGACTCCTCTATTAAAGACTAGTACACTTAGACACATGTGAAgacagccacctcctcttttcaagctgccaCTAATGCAGCATTCCAGTAGCCAGTGATGCACTCTGAGCAAAGCACAGTGACCCAGCACTGATACACAAGTTAACAGACGTCTGAGCTGACCAACATTACCTTGGGATGGATGTGGGAGAAagcacaatctacccacccagagagagcggtgccatttgtgctctctcggactccggctgctgatagcaagcagcatgatccTAGTGCAatagatcatagtggcagtgcctttgTTGATTGGGTAAAAACACATTTGGAAGTGGTTTGGAATGCGATTATAATTAAATTTGTACAAATGTGCCGAGTATTGATACTTGACATCAAATTTCAACGTATCTTTTGCATTGTTCACTGCATCAAAAAAACAACCTCATTAAATCCAAAGTGACAGGAGATCAGGGGTCCAGGAAGAGCAGAAAAAAAGGTTATTTACTGATGCCATGACCAcaacaacccatgcagataccttTTGTAATGTGTGGACATACAAATCCAATCAGATCACTTGCAGTTCAGActgtcatctcaacagatctgatttgagaaacagtCCAGTTTGCCTATAATCTGAACATAGTGTAACACTGACAGATTTGCTGTGTAAAAGATGTAGCGGATGTCTTTAATTCTATTATTACCATTATGTATTAAGTTGTTTTATGCTATTTTGCATTTTTCCTGTTGTAGGTTCTCTctttattaaacactttaaagTTGTGTTGTTTTGTCAGTTTCTCTAAAGGCTAAATTGGCCAGTGAGAGCAGTAAAACAGCGGAACAGAGGGAAAAGATCCAGCGTCTTCAGAACGAGCTCATCAGGGTGGGTTGCAGCATTAAAGACCAATTTCTCATACTGGCTGTATCAGTGCTGTATTAGGGTACCAGTGGGCTGTAGCCATTTCCATGGGTGGTTTTCTGCAGCCTTAAAGAGACTATCCATTGACTGCCTGCCACGCCTCTGTTATATTGGCTGAAATGAAGGAAATGCTGTACTGAATAATACATCAATGGTCTCTGCCCAAAGCTATTGATTGAATAAGGTCATTCGGTTCATTATGTTTTCATAGCGTATTGGACAGCACTTTCACATTCAAGTCATTCCATTAACCTTTACTTGCAATTGTAGGGTTATTTCATTAATTACGTAATTACATATTTCCAATAAGAAACTACACAATTGAGCCCTTTCATTGGAAAACTGTGTATCAACAATgtcttcttttttaattgtaaaataaacttttttttgcattaaaaaattaaaattgtatttattcagacaaatatttcttaattttcatAAAggcttttaaaaataataacttaccaataaagaaaataacagatGTTTTTTGAAGGTCTCAATTAGTGACagttttacatacagctctggaaaaatataagagaccactttattttctgaatcagtttttctgattttgctatttataggtatatgtttgagtaaaattaccattgttgtttgattctataaagtatggacaatatttctcccaaattccaaataaaaatattgtgatttagaacatttatttgcagaaaataagaaatggctgaaataacaaaaaatatgccaaGCTTTCAGACGTTAAATAATGCATAgtaaacaatttcatattcatagtaagttttaaaagttcagaaattaataaatggtggaataaccctggtttttaaccaaagttttcatgcatattggcatgttctcctccaccaatcttacacactgcttttggataattttgccactcctggtgcccaAAAgtaagcggttcagcttggtttgatggcttatgttCACCAagttcctcttgtttatatttcagagattttcgatttggtagaatcaaagaaactcatcattttaagtgttctcttatttctttccagagctgtatagtggaTACTCAAAAACTAAAAGTGTGAGACAAAGTTTTCATCAAATTCAAATCTAGTCAAGTTTCTGAGCTGAATTTGTGTTTAAACAGTGTTATAAAAGGTGTTTCAGGATTATGCAGGAGGGTTAATTGCTGTTACCTaaagctctttctttcttttcctcttttgtAGAAGAATGACAGTGAGAAGGAGTTGGTGTTGTTAAAGCAGGCCCATCAACAGCAGCAGGCTGTGCTTCAGCGCTATCAGGGACGCATCAAGAAATGTGCAGTGCTGGAGAATACAGTACGCCAACAGGAGAAGGTACTATCGGACATCTTTTCAAATCTCAGTTCTAATATAATGTCTTCTGTTAGGAATACAGAGAAATACAGTCAGAATTGTTATCAAACAACATCTGATATCTGATATTTGTCTTGTACGTGTCTGCTTTCACATGTTTCAAAGGAAAATTTATAtaattacttttaaatattttactacattatttggaGTAGCATTACagagatgattttatttattcacAAATGTTATAAATGCAGAGCTCTTAGTTGATTTCATGTGCCACAAATGTCCCTCTCCctaatctttctctctgttcatGTCTTAGATTATTGAACGGATGGAGAAGTTGCTGGATACAAAGCTAAGAGAAAGGAATAAAGAGAACACAGAGAGGAAGAAGGCAGTCTATAAACGGAAAGGTGTGTCCACCACAGAGTGAAGATTCCTGTTCTGTAATGATCCCAGTTAGCAGAATAAATGACTCTGGTCTGCTATTAACTCACTAATATAGAAATGCACTTACATTTAATTGAGCTTCAACATGGCCTGGCACTCATATGTGGCTCTTTAAATGGAGTAATGGTGATTGATTTGGGATTGATTTGAtacaatatatctatatatacatttgTAATGAGTGTTTTTGGACCTTTAATGGCACATCCTGATGGCATATACTTCCTGTAGTGTTCTGATTAAGAATATGTTGGGAAAAAAGCTGATGAAGTAgtcatttagtgtgtgtgtgtgtgtttgtgtgtgtgtgtgtgtgtacagaggaGGATGCAAGCAAGAGGAGAGAGATTGAGTCTGTGCTGTCGGCAGAGAATTCCCGCCTCAGAGAGGAACTGGAAAGGCTGCGCCATCAGCCACCAGCTGTTATTATACAACAACCTGTCCAGGTGGACTTtgctacacataaacacacaatttCTAAGTTGCCAGATACTCAAACACATGTTTATCCATATGTACAGGTATAATAATAGATTAAAGCTCCACTGACAGAcggtagtccttctgtttctctgcatactttattatcgtcatttcaccctgtttttcaatagTCAAGACCCCGAAGGACCGCCACATTTCTCCATAGTAAAAGAGTCAtacggctgcgagcagtgaatgctgcacataccatGTTCATTGTGTAAATATCTTGgagcatgaagcagcagcagagagagctTTTGTATATAGCTGTAGTAATAATCTTTGttattaatcaggttaaactgcacctgaacagcagttttttttttcaaattaaagaaTCTGTtataaccaaaccaaatagtgctggtttgAAAACACCCttatagagtggacagtgagtgcacACAGTgttaaagaactccagcagcactgctgtctgatccacttgttGCAGCCCAATacacactcaacaacacaccacCACAATATCAGtgtcactacagtgctgagaatgatccaccacccaaaaaaTCGTTGTGTGGTGgtcctgtgaggtcctgactATTAATGACAAGGAGGGAAAGaagtataataaagtatgcagagaaacagactaGAAAGGactactttttgtatttttatttataactaAGAGCTTTACTTCTATGGTCAGTGGAGCTCAAAAATAGACAATGATTGTAGAAACCAGGTGATGGTCATATAATTCATACTTTCAGACTGTGTAATTTCTCCATACCTTATCCTGTCATAAAAGTATAGCTCATAAAACAACACCTTCAGTCTGTTGATTGATGGAACTCGCTGCATGTGGTTTTCTGCACAGACAGAGCAGCCTTTTTCAGACAGTGAGAAGCTGAGACTGTTGGGGCAGCTAGAGAGAGCAGAGGCCTACATCCACACACTGGAAAAACAGGTGTGTTTCTCAAGAAGTGCTTTACTATAATACAAACTtgtagggtgttttcacacctgaaagtccagaccagtgCCTGCAccaaggtttgtgtgtttgtttcattgtacagctgtggaaaaaaaaaagagaccacttataatgagttttttttgtttgtttgttttttattttttttattttaccaagttaaaatcctctggaatataatcaagagaaggatgaatgatcacaagctatcagaccaagctgaactgcttgaattcttgcactagaagtggcataaagttatccaaaagcagtgtgcaagaatggtggaggagaacatgccaagatgcatgaaaactgtgattacaaaacaggaatattgcaccaaatattgatttctgaactctaatgtatggatatgaacttgttttctttgcattatttgaggtctgaaagctctgcatcttttttgatatttcaaccatttctcattttctgtaaataaatgctctaaataacaaaatTTCTATTAGGAacttgggagaaattttgtccgtaatttatagaataaaaccacattgttaattttactcaaacatatacctttaaataacaaaatcggagaaactgattcagaaactgatgtgctctcttaatttttccagagctgtatatattggtctggttagttttggtttcacactgcagttattGAGCACACTAAAGAACTTTAATACCTCCTGTCATCATCAGCTACATGGGCGGAGAttctttacactttttattaacTGGCTTGTAGAATGTGAGTTTTGAGTTCGGCTTTGAGTTGCTTTGATGAATTCTAGCTCCATGTCTCAATCTGAGCATGCACGCCCCCAGCAGAATAAGTGTAAAAGATCTACCCATCCTCAGATtccctttatttctgtttataaaaaaagggttaatatactgttacagtaaataaattaattcctaGTCTAAGCGTTTATGTTCATACTGCTGAGAGACATGTCTGTACCCCAAGGGGTGTCAGATTTCGGCTCAGCACCAATCTTAGCTTCCTGTAGTTGTTCCAAAAGTCCCAAGTATCTAGTaaagtgtttcacactgcagataaacCAGACCGTGATTCAGTAGATCCAGGACTGCAGTTTTCAGCCCTTTCACACCTACAACTTTGGTTTGGACCCAAACTGAACAGTCTGAACCAAACAAggaaggtgtgaaagcaccctaaggcTACATGTGAAGTTAGGTGCTATATCTTACATTAAGTTCACATGTGCATCTGAGAGCTGAGTCAGTGTTGTTTTGTAGCTGGAGGAGAACGCCAGACTGTGGGGGAGAGAAAAGCAAGAGATGCTGATCAGGCTCAGTGAATATGAGCATGGATTCACACTTACTTCTACAATGGGTCTGCATGATCTGCCACAGGTTAGTATGTGATTGtaagcatgccaaaagtcatgggatatcttTATGTACATTGATCTTTAAGCATTACCTCACATGTGTAtaggttgtaaggtgttatcttgttagtaaGGCCTGGTTGTGGGTGCCTCATGGATGGGGATATTAGCATCCCTTGATCCTCAGTGTAATGTATGTATGGGTAATAtctcatagaaggcattaccaccacagtggacagtgcagtgagtggtaatggcAAACACACAAGTGACTAGTGATCATTTGAATCTAGAAGTTCTATACATCAAATGTATCAAAATATACTGATGAATGCACCATTAAAAATGCTCGAAAATtgctttgagtaaaaaaa encodes:
- the ccdc33 gene encoding coiled-coil domain-containing protein 33; translation: MQTSEEPPVLSTTTRQLQRDGYDLPAYDALAQILPEYQHLLKIPKAPRQSKGEPGEQKKSQRSSELNQTFEVVSSARGLPVADQSDDPHVAEINEHQTKELENYRTAMCKMAEDILALRSQVTSLEAENSQLRSELSQHQDLGWTLLDDTDIDIMTKTEITDRIVSLKAKLASESSKTAEQREKIQRLQNELIRKNDSEKELVLLKQAHQQQQAVLQRYQGRIKKCAVLENTVRQQEKIIERMEKLLDTKLRERNKENTERKKAVYKRKEEDASKRREIESVLSAENSRLREELERLRHQPPAVIIQQPVQTEQPFSDSEKLRLLGQLERAEAYIHTLEKQLEENARLWGREKQEMLIRLSEYEHGFTLTSTMGLHDLPQKNIADTVLKNAQHRQLDPKK